From a region of the Chitinophaga caseinilytica genome:
- a CDS encoding efflux RND transporter periplasmic adaptor subunit encodes MKQILILSGLCALLCHTGCHPKEEHHEENAKLLVTSPLTTDTTITREFVCQIKSIRNIEVRAQEKGYLQEVLVDEGQHVRAGQLLFRIMPKLYEAELLKAEAEAQAAEIEVQNTKSLADKNVVSKNELAMANAKLKKANAELALAKVHLAFTEIRAPFDGIINHLDMKLGSLVEEGDLLTSLSDNSKMWVYYNVSEAEYLNYASGAKPKEKSQVQLRMANKNVFQHPGVVETIEAEFNNETGNIAFRATFPNSEGLLRHGETGTILVREQLKNAVIIPQKATLEIMDRKYVYVVDNSNTVQLKPVTIGAEMPDLFVVSDGLKGNEKILLEGLRKVKNNDKIAFEFENPRSVISQLVLPSE; translated from the coding sequence ATGAAGCAGATCCTCATATTGTCGGGCTTATGCGCCCTCCTGTGCCATACCGGCTGCCATCCGAAAGAAGAACATCACGAAGAAAATGCAAAATTGCTCGTGACCAGTCCGCTGACGACAGACACCACCATTACCCGTGAGTTCGTTTGCCAGATCAAATCTATCCGCAACATCGAAGTGAGGGCCCAGGAAAAGGGATATCTCCAGGAAGTGTTGGTAGACGAAGGTCAGCACGTTCGCGCCGGCCAGCTGCTGTTCCGCATCATGCCGAAATTGTACGAAGCCGAGTTGCTGAAGGCGGAAGCCGAAGCGCAGGCGGCGGAAATTGAAGTGCAGAACACCAAATCGCTCGCCGATAAGAACGTGGTATCGAAAAACGAGCTGGCCATGGCCAACGCCAAACTGAAAAAAGCCAATGCCGAGCTCGCCCTCGCCAAGGTGCACCTCGCATTTACGGAGATCCGCGCGCCGTTCGACGGGATCATCAACCACCTCGACATGAAGCTCGGCAGCCTCGTGGAAGAGGGCGATTTGCTCACGAGCCTGTCAGACAACAGCAAGATGTGGGTATATTATAATGTATCCGAAGCAGAATACCTGAATTACGCATCCGGCGCCAAACCCAAAGAGAAATCACAGGTGCAGCTCCGGATGGCCAACAAGAATGTGTTCCAGCACCCCGGCGTGGTGGAAACCATCGAAGCCGAATTCAACAACGAAACCGGCAATATCGCCTTCAGGGCTACTTTCCCGAATTCGGAGGGGCTCCTCCGCCATGGGGAAACCGGCACCATCCTCGTGCGCGAGCAACTGAAAAACGCGGTGATCATCCCGCAGAAAGCCACGCTCGAGATCATGGACCGCAAATACGTCTATGTGGTAGACAACAGCAATACCGTTCAGCTGAAACCCGTGACCATCGGCGCAGAAATGCCCGACCTGTTCGTGGTGAGCGACGGTTTGAAAGGCAACGAAAAAATCCTGCTCGAAGGGTTGCGGAAGGTGAAGAACAACGACAAGATCGCGTTCGAATTCGAAAACCCCCGCTCCGTGATCTCGCAGTTAGTGCTGCCGTCTGAATAA
- a CDS encoding histidine kinase, whose product MTASCGEQPAQRKAPQQAAVPEDKDYLSLVIGMDTLASDQFWKVVFREDSLLSKRPDSSTNPFFHYFRGRRLIKQEFRDSAMAQFAKMKGNGEDDDISLLRDHTILDYESRGGMMVEAELMQKILAAMKRAERLHSPLTFRFYDLMAKAYYQNENESESLEYAERHFKSHPYNTHPVIMQRHYDVSFLLAYRMNDFDKMMLYNALSRKLAVHIGDSLAIVRTYDSEAQVLSKRGEFAKSLACSKIYVDYLERTNRSHEIAYNNLATSFNHNGQPDSAILYYNKAMAMAKAMNNSRQTPLYYKGLVEAYRLKGDMKNAVMALDSAYGIEVRNLKKIEAVKFAEIHEKYETEKKDRNIAELSSRNALNESVIRQQRWILGLGTVAFLGGIGFLFFLYRQTKLTERNKRLESENHRLIMEQKLLQAQLNPHFIFNSIANLQSLVASGDTRESVRYLSVFSGLLRNVLEQSRKDFISLEEEIFSLENYLQLQQMRYPGLFDYKVELAEGTCPEELLIPPMIIQPFVENSIEHGFRNIQYKGMLTIGFALRDGKLNITVDDNGKGITEKSPGEQKKQSLAQTILRERFQALFTTDCRRANFDVENKADTGGRGVSVHILIPEIRD is encoded by the coding sequence ATGACCGCATCCTGCGGAGAGCAGCCCGCGCAGCGGAAAGCCCCGCAGCAGGCCGCGGTACCGGAAGACAAGGATTACCTTTCTCTCGTTATCGGTATGGACACACTCGCGTCTGACCAATTCTGGAAAGTGGTTTTCCGGGAAGACAGCCTCCTGTCCAAACGGCCAGACAGTAGCACCAACCCCTTTTTCCACTATTTCCGTGGGCGGCGGCTCATCAAGCAGGAATTCCGCGACAGCGCCATGGCCCAATTCGCCAAAATGAAAGGGAATGGGGAGGATGACGATATTTCCCTGCTCCGCGACCACACCATCCTCGACTACGAAAGCCGCGGCGGCATGATGGTGGAAGCGGAACTGATGCAGAAGATACTGGCGGCGATGAAGAGAGCCGAGCGCCTACACAGCCCGCTCACTTTCAGGTTCTACGACCTCATGGCCAAAGCGTATTATCAGAACGAGAACGAAAGCGAATCCCTCGAGTACGCCGAGCGCCACTTCAAATCGCATCCCTACAATACCCATCCCGTGATCATGCAGCGGCACTACGACGTCTCGTTCCTCCTCGCATACCGGATGAACGATTTCGATAAAATGATGCTGTACAACGCGCTGTCCCGTAAACTGGCGGTCCATATCGGCGACAGTCTCGCCATCGTGCGCACGTACGACAGCGAAGCGCAGGTGCTCAGCAAGCGGGGCGAATTCGCCAAATCGCTCGCCTGCAGCAAGATTTATGTGGATTACCTCGAAAGGACGAACCGCTCCCACGAGATCGCGTACAACAACCTCGCCACCAGCTTCAACCACAACGGCCAGCCCGATTCTGCCATCCTGTATTACAACAAAGCCATGGCCATGGCAAAAGCGATGAACAACAGCCGGCAAACGCCGCTGTACTATAAGGGGCTCGTGGAGGCTTACCGGTTGAAGGGGGATATGAAGAATGCAGTAATGGCGCTGGATTCGGCGTATGGCATCGAGGTGCGCAATCTTAAAAAGATCGAAGCGGTCAAGTTTGCCGAGATCCACGAAAAATATGAAACCGAGAAAAAAGACCGCAACATCGCCGAGCTGAGCAGCCGTAACGCCCTCAACGAAAGCGTCATCCGCCAGCAAAGATGGATCCTCGGCCTGGGGACCGTCGCGTTCCTCGGCGGCATCGGGTTCCTGTTTTTCCTCTACCGTCAAACCAAACTGACCGAAAGAAATAAACGCCTCGAGTCGGAAAACCATCGGCTCATCATGGAGCAAAAATTACTGCAGGCGCAACTGAACCCGCATTTCATCTTCAATTCCATCGCCAACCTGCAAAGCCTCGTGGCCTCCGGCGACACCCGGGAATCTGTCCGCTACCTGAGCGTTTTCTCCGGCCTCCTGCGCAATGTGCTGGAGCAAAGCCGGAAAGATTTCATTTCGCTCGAAGAAGAGATATTTTCACTGGAAAATTACCTGCAACTCCAACAGATGCGGTATCCGGGGCTGTTTGACTATAAAGTGGAACTGGCGGAAGGCACCTGTCCGGAAGAACTGCTCATTCCACCCATGATCATTCAACCGTTCGTGGAAAATTCGATCGAGCACGGGTTCCGTAATATTCAATACAAAGGGATGCTGACGATCGGGTTTGCGCTGCGCGATGGCAAACTGAACATCACCGTGGACGATAACGGAAAAGGCATCACCGAAAAAAGCCCCGGAGAACAGAAGAAACAATCGCTCGCCCAAACCATTCTGAGAGAACGGTTCCAGGCGCTGTTCACGACAGATTGCCGGCGGGCGAATTTCGATGTGGAAAACAAGGCAGATACCGGCGGACGCGGCGTTTCGGTCCACATCCTCATTCCCGAGATCAGGGACTAA
- a CDS encoding LytTR family DNA-binding domain-containing protein: MKLYILEDEVRILQHLLQVVQKNPNVLVVGHAADNATAAKEIPALKPDIILADIRLKDGDSFRLFHEIGDTGFQVIFLTAYDQYAIQALNMGAFGYLLKPIDENALSAMLDKCSQHRQQEQFDRQQLEIARQHYGAQGAGNVKRLALKRVEYMEIVSVEDIMYCKSDKGYTTFYLTGKREILVSKGLIEYESILGPAGFLRCHQSWLVNFQFVKKYYREGYLQMENNEQIPVSSRKREEVLKFLENIS, translated from the coding sequence ATGAAACTGTACATACTCGAAGATGAAGTCCGTATTCTGCAACACCTGCTGCAGGTGGTGCAGAAAAACCCGAACGTCCTGGTAGTGGGCCATGCGGCGGATAATGCCACCGCTGCGAAGGAGATCCCAGCCCTGAAGCCAGACATCATCCTGGCCGACATCCGGCTGAAAGACGGGGATAGTTTCCGCCTGTTCCACGAGATCGGCGACACCGGTTTCCAGGTGATCTTCCTGACGGCATACGACCAGTACGCCATCCAGGCGCTGAACATGGGGGCTTTCGGGTATTTGCTCAAACCGATCGATGAAAATGCGCTGTCTGCCATGCTGGACAAATGTTCCCAGCACCGCCAGCAGGAGCAGTTCGACCGCCAGCAGCTGGAGATCGCGCGGCAGCATTACGGGGCGCAGGGCGCGGGGAATGTGAAGCGGCTGGCGCTGAAGCGGGTGGAATATATGGAGATCGTGTCGGTGGAAGATATCATGTATTGCAAGAGCGACAAGGGTTACACGACTTTTTACCTGACCGGCAAGCGGGAAATCCTCGTGTCGAAGGGGTTGATCGAATATGAAAGTATCCTGGGGCCGGCGGGTTTTTTACGCTGCCATCAATCCTGGCTCGTCAATTTTCAGTTCGTGAAAAAGTATTACCGCGAAGGATATCTGCAGATGGAAAACAACGAGCAGATACCCGTGAGCAGCCGCAAGCGGGAGGAAGTGCTGAAGTTTTTGGAAAATATATCGTAA
- a CDS encoding right-handed parallel beta-helix repeat-containing protein gives MRLIFCLVMTVAMQESPAAVLHTGHGQRYAQLADAAAAAVPGDTIFIHNGVYPGDVDLNGLKGAPGRWVCILAESPGKVTFRGGTSAWRASSIAWLHIEGIVFSHQTGNGINFDDGARPDSPAHHLHFRQCVFRDIVAQGNNDLLKLSGVRDFTIEGCVFENGARGGSGVDMVGCRDGRIAQCRFADLGANALQMKGGSSNIIVEACHFRNAGSRAINLGGSTGAAFFRPAGAGFEATRLSVRACVFEGSDVPVAFVGCTDSEVVQNTIYLPRRWAIRILQENKDTVRFAKCARNVFRNNIIYVDDQLRTACSTGAGTSPETFVFSHNLWFHATDRQWQGPQLPAPEPGGMYGKDPQFAHPLSGDFSILPTSPAAGAGSANSSPLSDHRGNAFRAAPSVGAFEVKP, from the coding sequence ATGCGTTTGATATTTTGTTTGGTGATGACCGTTGCGATGCAGGAATCCCCTGCCGCGGTGCTCCACACGGGGCATGGGCAGCGCTATGCGCAGCTGGCGGATGCGGCGGCAGCGGCCGTTCCGGGAGACACCATATTCATCCACAACGGCGTATACCCGGGCGATGTGGACCTCAACGGTTTGAAGGGCGCCCCGGGCCGGTGGGTCTGCATCCTGGCCGAAAGCCCCGGCAAAGTGACCTTCCGCGGCGGCACTTCCGCCTGGCGCGCCAGCAGCATCGCGTGGCTCCATATCGAAGGGATCGTATTTTCCCACCAAACCGGCAACGGGATCAACTTCGACGACGGCGCCCGGCCGGATTCCCCGGCGCATCACCTCCACTTCCGGCAATGCGTTTTCCGCGACATCGTTGCACAAGGCAACAACGATCTCCTCAAATTATCCGGCGTCCGGGATTTCACGATCGAAGGATGCGTATTCGAAAACGGCGCCCGGGGCGGCAGCGGCGTAGATATGGTAGGTTGCCGCGATGGACGGATCGCGCAATGCCGGTTCGCTGACCTCGGCGCCAACGCACTCCAGATGAAAGGCGGCAGCAGCAATATTATTGTGGAAGCCTGCCACTTCAGGAATGCGGGCAGCCGGGCCATCAACCTCGGCGGCAGCACGGGCGCCGCTTTCTTCAGGCCCGCCGGTGCAGGGTTCGAAGCCACGCGGCTATCCGTGCGGGCATGCGTGTTCGAGGGGTCAGACGTTCCCGTGGCGTTCGTGGGATGTACCGATTCGGAAGTCGTCCAAAATACCATTTACTTACCGCGCCGCTGGGCCATCCGCATCCTCCAGGAAAACAAAGACACCGTCCGCTTTGCGAAATGCGCCCGGAACGTGTTCCGCAACAATATCATATATGTAGACGATCAGCTGCGCACAGCCTGCAGCACCGGCGCCGGCACATCCCCCGAAACTTTCGTCTTTTCCCACAACCTCTGGTTCCATGCAACCGACCGCCAATGGCAAGGCCCGCAGCTGCCCGCACCCGAGCCCGGCGGCATGTACGGAAAAGATCCGCAGTTCGCCCATCCCCTGTCCGGCGATTTCTCCATCCTTCCCACGAGCCCCGCCGCCGGCGCGGGTTCCGCCAATTCTTCCCCATTGTCCGACCATCGGGGCAACGCTTTCCGGGCCGCCCCGTCTGTCGGTGCTTTCGAGGTAAAGCCTTAG
- a CDS encoding GLPGLI family protein, translated as MNSFLKYIIPALLLSALFSFRQQDDTPIEGRAGIAYYHFSHVRDTMRPSRIWEEDFQLAFGPQQSVYLSATKRRQDSAHRAAFEEAERTNSATVNMGVWRPVTEESVYNNGQALLVNRSFRQANYLIKEPLEKTDWQITTETKQILGHTCQKATGTVKGRTYTAWFTTDIPASFGPWKLYGLPGLILEAHDNANRIRFTCTRIETDAALPSGVSLEPPADATSTTNTAFLRMEAAYREGLSANAGSTDDIRVETATVNGQQMNAPNNKPRFNYPLELPLTK; from the coding sequence ATGAATTCATTCCTTAAATACATTATACCTGCGCTGCTGCTTTCCGCACTGTTCTCCTTCCGCCAGCAAGACGACACACCGATTGAAGGGCGCGCCGGCATCGCATATTATCACTTCTCCCACGTCCGCGACACCATGCGCCCCTCCCGCATCTGGGAAGAAGATTTCCAGCTGGCGTTCGGGCCGCAGCAGAGCGTGTACCTCAGCGCCACCAAGCGCCGGCAGGATTCCGCGCACCGCGCGGCCTTCGAGGAAGCCGAGCGCACCAACAGCGCCACGGTGAACATGGGCGTCTGGAGACCTGTCACCGAAGAATCCGTTTACAACAACGGGCAGGCCCTCCTGGTTAACCGGAGCTTCCGCCAGGCGAATTACCTCATCAAGGAACCCCTGGAAAAAACCGACTGGCAGATCACTACCGAAACGAAACAAATCCTCGGCCACACCTGCCAGAAAGCCACCGGCACCGTGAAAGGCAGAACTTATACCGCCTGGTTCACCACCGATATTCCCGCCAGCTTCGGCCCGTGGAAACTCTACGGACTGCCCGGCCTTATCCTCGAAGCGCACGACAATGCCAACCGCATCCGCTTCACCTGCACCCGTATCGAAACGGACGCCGCGCTGCCTTCCGGGGTTTCGCTCGAACCGCCGGCAGACGCCACCAGCACCACCAATACCGCTTTCCTCCGGATGGAAGCGGCCTACCGCGAAGGGCTCTCGGCCAATGCCGGAAGCACCGACGATATTCGGGTCGAAACCGCAACGGTGAACGGCCAGCAGATGAACGCGCCCAACAACAAGCCCCGGTTCAATTATCCCCTCGAGCTTCCATTAACCAAGTAA